A genomic stretch from Ureibacillus composti includes:
- a CDS encoding phage major capsid protein, which yields MSKVLELREKRAKAWEQTKAFLDSKRGEDGILSAEDTSTYEKMEAEVVNLGKEIDRLERQQAIDLELSKPINQPITSKPTGAEGQKTGRATNEYREAFWKSMRNKSNYEVQNALKIGTDSEGGYLAPDEFERTLIESLEEENIFRSLAKVITTSSGDRKIPVVASKGTASWVDEEGLIPESDDSFGQVSIGAYKLATMIKVSEELLNDSVFNLEAYIAKEFARRIGAKEEEAFFVGDGTGKPTGIFNATGGAELGVTGTSATAVSVDEIMDLFYSLKSPYRKKAIFIMNDATVKLIRKLKDGNGQYLWQPSIQAGQPDTILNRPVKTSAYVPTVEAGAKTIAFGDFGYYWVADRQGRSFQRLNELYAATGQVGFKASQRVDGKLILPEAIKVLQQKA from the coding sequence ATGAGTAAAGTATTAGAACTACGTGAAAAACGAGCAAAAGCATGGGAACAAACAAAGGCGTTTCTTGATTCAAAAAGAGGGGAAGACGGGATCCTTTCAGCTGAAGATACCTCCACCTATGAAAAGATGGAGGCAGAAGTCGTTAATCTAGGTAAGGAAATCGACCGATTGGAAAGACAACAAGCCATTGATTTAGAACTTTCCAAACCGATTAATCAGCCCATTACTTCAAAGCCAACGGGTGCTGAAGGGCAAAAAACAGGCCGAGCAACAAATGAATACAGGGAAGCGTTCTGGAAATCGATGAGAAACAAAAGTAACTATGAAGTACAGAATGCCTTGAAGATTGGAACCGACTCTGAAGGTGGATACCTTGCTCCAGATGAGTTTGAAAGAACACTCATTGAATCCTTAGAAGAGGAAAATATCTTCCGTTCATTAGCTAAGGTCATCACAACTTCCTCAGGAGACCGTAAAATTCCGGTGGTTGCTTCAAAAGGAACTGCTTCATGGGTTGATGAAGAAGGATTGATTCCTGAATCGGATGATAGCTTTGGACAAGTTTCGATTGGAGCTTATAAATTAGCTACCATGATTAAAGTGTCCGAGGAACTTTTGAATGATAGTGTGTTTAATCTTGAAGCGTATATTGCAAAAGAATTTGCCAGACGGATTGGTGCCAAAGAAGAAGAAGCATTCTTTGTTGGAGATGGTACCGGAAAACCGACTGGCATTTTTAATGCAACGGGTGGAGCTGAACTTGGCGTGACTGGAACTTCAGCAACCGCTGTTTCAGTGGATGAGATTATGGATTTATTCTACTCGTTGAAATCACCTTATCGTAAAAAGGCCATTTTTATCATGAATGATGCGACGGTCAAACTGATTCGAAAGCTGAAAGATGGGAATGGACAGTACTTATGGCAGCCTTCGATCCAAGCAGGTCAACCTGATACAATCCTGAATCGTCCAGTAAAAACTTCTGCCTATGTTCCAACCGTTGAAGCTGGGGCCAAGACGATTGCTTTTGGCGACTTCGGATACTATTGGGTAGCTGATAGACAAGGTCGCTCTTTCCAGAGATTAAATGAATTATATGCCGCAACAGGACAAGTTGGTTTCAAGGCATCACAGCGGGTGGATGGAAAGTTGATTCTTCCTGAAGCGATTAAAGTCCTTCAACAGAAAGCGTAG
- a CDS encoding phage tail tape measure protein: MADNFGLRIGVEGEKDFKNALRDINQNFKVLGSEMKLITAQFDRQDQSIEALTARNGALAKSVDAQKDKIGTLEAALRNAADSFGENDRRTQNWQIQLNNAKSELMKMERELENNNQAIQDLNEGFNDAEGEVEEFANEVQNAADQTEDASGRFEKLGGVLKGIGATIGAAVAAIGTAAVATGVSLIKLGDEYNMAVNQISTSTGATGAELEELGEIAQNVYKHNFGDSLDDVAVGISEVQKITGLMGEELEKATESGFALRKTFDFDMQESARAASALMKNFGISADEAYNIIAVGAQNGADKNGDLLDTLNEYSVQYASLGLSADEFIASLVAGAESGAFSIDKVGDAVKEFNIRAKDGSKSSMEAFTALGLNAEEMTKQFAQGGETANAAFFSVIQKLQEIEDPLLKNTIGVQLFGTQFEDLEASILPVLGGIKDSTIASGDALAQITEVKYDNLTDGIEGVKRSLQGVFLPAVSEVSAGITDLFSGLSNGINEADGDFEKIAEVIGETVAGITELITEQLPQFVTLGLQIIMSLVGAIVENLPMIIDSAMQIVTTLLQGIIDALPQITEGALYLVLSLVDGIIANLPALIEAALTMIVTLATGIGEALPNLIPSIVSAILLIVETIINNLDMVLEAAFKIIEGLAIGIINALPRLIEALPAIISSIINFITGNLPKIVELGISLIIQLAAGLLRAIPQLVAQLPQIISAIIVGIGKAAVSIGQVGVNIVRGLWNGISSMIGWIKDKVSGFVGGIVSSVKGVLGIRSPSRVFAGIGENMGEGIGVGFSDAMGNVEKEMEGAIPTDFDLNMDSVVTGVEGGKSGASFDVTIPLTIDGNVLTRIIAQLQWNQNTVTVRNLGVAGS; the protein is encoded by the coding sequence GTGGCTGATAACTTTGGACTTCGAATCGGTGTGGAAGGCGAGAAGGACTTCAAAAATGCCTTGAGAGATATCAACCAAAATTTCAAGGTGCTAGGAAGTGAAATGAAACTTATCACCGCCCAATTTGATAGGCAAGATCAATCCATTGAAGCTCTAACTGCAAGGAACGGGGCACTCGCAAAGTCAGTTGATGCACAAAAGGACAAAATTGGTACATTAGAGGCGGCACTTAGAAACGCAGCAGATTCTTTTGGAGAGAATGATAGACGAACACAAAATTGGCAAATTCAATTGAATAACGCTAAGTCTGAACTGATGAAGATGGAGCGGGAACTTGAGAATAACAATCAAGCCATCCAAGATTTGAATGAAGGATTCAATGATGCTGAAGGAGAAGTTGAGGAGTTTGCTAATGAAGTACAGAATGCAGCGGATCAGACTGAAGATGCTTCTGGTCGATTTGAAAAGCTCGGTGGTGTCTTAAAAGGAATCGGAGCAACCATCGGAGCAGCCGTAGCCGCCATTGGAACCGCTGCAGTTGCTACAGGGGTTAGCCTGATTAAACTTGGTGATGAGTACAACATGGCCGTCAATCAAATTTCTACTTCAACTGGTGCAACAGGTGCTGAACTTGAAGAGTTGGGAGAAATTGCTCAAAACGTGTACAAGCATAATTTTGGGGATAGCTTGGATGATGTCGCAGTAGGAATTTCAGAGGTGCAAAAGATAACCGGACTCATGGGTGAAGAGCTAGAAAAAGCCACCGAGTCCGGTTTTGCTTTGAGGAAAACCTTTGACTTCGATATGCAGGAATCGGCAAGGGCAGCCAGTGCTCTTATGAAAAACTTTGGCATCTCTGCAGATGAGGCCTATAACATTATTGCCGTTGGTGCTCAAAACGGTGCCGATAAAAATGGCGATCTATTAGATACCTTGAATGAATACTCCGTTCAATATGCTTCCCTTGGTCTTAGTGCAGATGAGTTTATCGCTAGTTTAGTAGCTGGAGCAGAAAGTGGTGCTTTCAGTATTGATAAGGTTGGGGATGCTGTTAAGGAATTCAATATCCGAGCCAAAGACGGCAGTAAGTCGAGTATGGAAGCCTTCACCGCTCTTGGGCTTAATGCAGAAGAAATGACGAAGCAGTTTGCCCAAGGTGGGGAAACAGCTAATGCTGCATTTTTTAGTGTCATTCAAAAACTTCAAGAGATTGAAGATCCACTTCTAAAAAACACAATTGGTGTGCAGTTGTTTGGTACACAGTTTGAAGATTTAGAAGCCAGTATACTACCAGTTCTTGGTGGGATAAAAGATAGTACCATCGCGAGTGGGGATGCGTTGGCTCAAATAACAGAGGTCAAATACGATAACCTGACTGATGGCATTGAGGGGGTAAAACGCTCCTTACAAGGGGTGTTTCTACCAGCTGTAAGTGAAGTTTCTGCTGGAATTACGGACTTGTTTTCTGGCTTATCGAATGGGATTAATGAAGCGGATGGAGATTTTGAGAAAATTGCTGAAGTGATAGGAGAAACTGTTGCTGGGATAACAGAACTTATCACAGAGCAATTGCCTCAGTTCGTTACGTTAGGACTTCAAATAATTATGTCCTTAGTTGGTGCAATCGTAGAAAACCTCCCAATGATCATTGATTCTGCCATGCAAATCGTGACGACTCTACTCCAAGGCATTATCGATGCTCTACCTCAAATTACAGAAGGGGCACTTTACCTTGTTCTTAGTTTGGTAGACGGCATAATAGCGAACCTTCCAGCCTTAATTGAAGCGGCTTTAACAATGATTGTGACGCTAGCAACTGGGATCGGTGAGGCTTTACCTAACCTTATTCCATCCATTGTATCAGCGATTCTATTAATTGTAGAAACGATCATCAACAATCTCGACATGGTTTTAGAGGCGGCTTTTAAAATTATAGAAGGTTTAGCCATAGGAATTATTAATGCTTTACCTAGACTCATAGAAGCACTTCCAGCTATTATTTCATCAATCATTAACTTTATTACCGGGAATCTACCTAAAATTGTTGAGTTGGGTATTTCATTGATCATTCAGTTGGCGGCTGGGCTATTAAGAGCAATTCCTCAGCTTGTGGCACAATTACCACAGATTATTTCTGCCATCATCGTTGGAATTGGAAAAGCGGCTGTTTCCATTGGACAAGTGGGAGTGAACATTGTACGTGGGCTTTGGAATGGGATTTCTTCCATGATTGGCTGGATAAAAGATAAGGTTAGTGGTTTTGTGGGTGGCATCGTCAGTAGTGTAAAAGGTGTTCTTGGGATTCGTTCCCCTTCACGAGTTTTTGCTGGAATTGGTGAAAACATGGGTGAAGGGATTGGTGTTGGATTCTCTGATGCCATGGGCAATGTAGAAAAAGAAATGGAAGGCGCCATTCCTACCGACTTTGATTTAAATATGGACAGCGTGGTTACTGGAGTTGAAGGTGGCAAGAGTGGGGCATCATTTGATGTCACGATTCCATTAACGATTGATGGGAATGTATTAACTCGTATTATTGCTCAGCTTCAATGGAACCAAAATACAGTGACCGTTAGAAACTTAGGGGTTGCAGGTTCGTAA
- a CDS encoding HK97 gp10 family phage protein, translated as MARAAVKMPDEFLERIAKLNRHFDDIVPRVLEKGAEPVIQKAKSNLAARIGQGTKEPSQSTGELIASLETTKAVQDAKGDWNLRVGIPITKDSKGVSNALKAAVLEYGKSGQPPRPWLKPTRSATRKACAEAMEKALDKEIEKL; from the coding sequence ATGGCAAGAGCAGCGGTAAAAATGCCGGATGAATTTTTAGAAAGAATCGCTAAATTAAATCGTCACTTTGATGATATCGTTCCAAGAGTATTAGAAAAGGGTGCAGAGCCAGTTATTCAGAAAGCTAAAAGTAATCTAGCTGCAAGAATTGGCCAAGGTACTAAGGAGCCCTCTCAGTCTACTGGTGAATTAATAGCTTCACTTGAAACAACAAAGGCTGTCCAAGATGCAAAAGGGGACTGGAACCTTAGGGTAGGTATTCCTATAACAAAAGATAGCAAAGGGGTCTCAAATGCCTTAAAGGCAGCTGTATTGGAGTATGGGAAATCCGGCCAACCTCCTAGACCCTGGCTAAAACCAACAAGGTCAGCTACAAGAAAAGCCTGTGCGGAAGCGATGGAGAAAGCACTGGATAAGGAGATTGAGAAACTATGA
- a CDS encoding head-tail adaptor protein — translation MSLGKMNVRIEIYKEESSKDAEGFVTKDEQLLASMRAYKESRHGSEAWKNRASFSEASSLFRFRKPRGFELTTDLVIGCKDERYNILSVEDIKERGMYVEVLAEKITGSKG, via the coding sequence ATGAGTTTGGGGAAAATGAATGTCAGGATTGAAATTTATAAAGAAGAATCCAGTAAAGATGCTGAGGGTTTTGTTACGAAAGATGAACAACTTTTAGCTTCCATGAGGGCCTATAAAGAAAGTCGTCATGGGAGTGAAGCTTGGAAAAACCGGGCTAGTTTCTCTGAGGCTAGCTCTCTTTTTCGTTTTAGAAAACCTAGGGGATTTGAACTGACCACGGATTTAGTCATTGGCTGTAAGGATGAACGATACAACATTTTGAGTGTTGAGGATATCAAAGAGCGTGGCATGTATGTAGAAGTGTTGGCTGAGAAAATTACAGGGTCAAAGGGGTGA
- a CDS encoding head fiber protein, whose amino-acid sequence MMSNVKNYTEQGGNRTVIGGELDITPEGKLAFDGTPLSPAALQADSTAVDVAGLVTDFNALLAKLKTAGLMKTE is encoded by the coding sequence ATCATGAGTAATGTCAAAAATTATACCGAACAAGGTGGAAATCGAACCGTCATAGGTGGGGAATTAGATATAACTCCAGAAGGAAAGTTAGCTTTTGACGGAACACCATTAAGTCCAGCCGCACTTCAAGCAGATAGTACTGCTGTAGATGTAGCTGGACTTGTTACTGACTTTAATGCTTTACTAGCAAAACTGAAAACAGCTGGTCTAATGAAGACTGAATAA
- a CDS encoding head-tail connector protein, giving the protein MDELLLKVKQNLILNHNEDDVLLSGFVTAAVSYAESYQKKPDGFYNENPMHPTTEQAVIMLSSHFYESRDGSTGGFFADNVEASKQVWNVVNMLLRLNKDVII; this is encoded by the coding sequence ATGGATGAGTTGTTATTAAAGGTAAAACAAAACCTTATTCTTAACCATAATGAAGACGATGTTCTGCTTTCAGGATTCGTTACTGCTGCTGTTTCCTATGCAGAAAGCTATCAAAAGAAACCCGATGGATTTTACAATGAAAATCCCATGCATCCAACGACTGAACAAGCCGTCATCATGCTATCTTCTCACTTTTATGAAAGTCGGGATGGTAGTACTGGTGGCTTTTTTGCTGACAATGTGGAAGCGAGTAAGCAAGTATGGAATGTGGTCAATATGCTCCTTCGATTGAATAAGGACGTGATCATATGA